A part of Setaria viridis chromosome 8, Setaria_viridis_v4.0, whole genome shotgun sequence genomic DNA contains:
- the LOC117833109 gene encoding N-alpha-acetyltransferase MAK3, with product MSAAATSCGAPSPSYASGPGGEDGEITYVSYGGEQHLPLVMSLVDAELSEPYSIFTYRYFVYLWPQLTFLAFDAKEGKCVGTVVCKMGEHRGAFRGYIAMLVVLKPYRGRGIATELVTRSIRVMMESGCEEVTLEAEVTNKGALALYGRLGFIRAKRLYRYYLNGVDAFRLKLLFPHPDPGLPPMIVGSERDDQHIDSPYL from the exons ATGTCGGCGGCCGCCACCTCGTgcggcgccccctccccctcttacgcctccggccccggcggcgaggacggggaGATCACGTACGTGAGCTACGGCGGGGAGCAGCACCTGCCGCTGGTGATGTCGCTGGTGGACGCGGAGCTCAGCGAGCCTTACTCCATCTTCACCTACCGCTACTTCGTCTACCTCTGGCCGCAGCTCACCTTCCTC GCGTTCGATGCCAAGGAGGGCAAGTGCGTGGGGACAGTGGTGTGCAAGATGGGGGAGCACCGGGGCGCCTTCAGGGGCTACATCGCCATGCTCGTCGTCCTCAAGCCCTACAGAGGAAGGGGAATAG CAACTGAACTGGTTACTAGATCTATTCGGGTAATGATGGAATCTGGCTGTGAGGAG GTGACACTTGAAGCAGAAGTTACAAACAAGGGTGCCCTCGCTCTGTACGGCCGTCTGGGTTTTATCCGAGCAAAGAGGCTGTACAGATACTATCTAAATGGCGTGGATGCTTTTCGCCTGAAACTATTGTTTCCACACCCTGATCCTGGCTTGCCTCCGATGATTGTCGGCAGCGAAAGGGATGACCAGCATATAGATTCGCCCTACTTGTGA